Sequence from the Microplitis demolitor isolate Queensland-Clemson2020A chromosome 2, iyMicDemo2.1a, whole genome shotgun sequence genome:
taattaatgacgtagttgaaatatatattcagtGTTTTGGGTTTTAAATCTTAACCTAATTTTTTACACGTGTGTTGGTTGTGAGTAAATAAATGacttattgttaattattaattgtttattaatttatataaagtgagtttttgaaaattttaattaaaaatggctcaaggaaaaatgaaaataaaaacacaacttCCTGATAGTGCTAAAGCTAaacaaggaaaaaataaaaaaggtccAGCTATTCAACGTCGTGGAagtgagtttatttatttaattttaattatttacagtactttctcttaattattaattttgagtaataatctacttaaaaaaaaaaatccggcaattttcaattgtctgctaactttcgtataataaaaaaatacgtatttttttcagtaataattattttattttatattataaaaaaaagtcattagactgatgaaaaaaatgatcaatgtaataattaatttattatatttcagaCGCTCcaataaaagcaaaaaaatctaaaatagttGAGGCGCATAAATTGAAACAAATGATTACTAAAACAGTCAATAAAGCAGCTGAAACAGAATTACGAGAACGCGCGCTCGATGGAAAAATGGGATTAACTAAAAAGAAAGCACCAGCGGCATCAACGAGTTAATTCAATCAGCTCCACAggcaataaataatcatttactatcaatgataaaaatattattttaagcaatttattaaattaaaataaaacaagttgataaataactgtcaatttttcaattttatccgATAATTAAATcgtcaaatttattaaactttgtACATTAATACATAgatcatttaaaaatcaaaaatcatgaaaatttattcatggcacataatataaatacaataaatacatTGACAACTATATCTAAGtcaatagataatttaaatgcgtcgtataatttttcaacaacttattaattaatttatttatatacttatttatttatcattagaataataataataataataattttatagaagtagaaatatttaaacaatcttaaaaaaaaacatcatatattattttttattatttcaatcacATTATTGAGGCAGCTTTATGTttagaagtttattttttttattatggtgAAGCAacctataaaattaataaaaattattggtaaaatataaaaaattattcaattccaAGTTGGTCAAAAgcaatttgtaataaatttaacattaaaaaattgggagtgattacggattttatttaaattcttcttcACTTCGTCACTCAGTTttggagttttttaaaaaaaatcactctgaaTATGGAGTAAATCGGGAGTTTGTCTTTTCAATGATTTTGGAGTggtatgaattttatttcaatccacattcactctgattcggagttttagtattaaaatgtACTCTGCTACGGGGTAAATTTTACTTCGAggcgattaaataaataaacagacaGTGTTACGGTTGTACTCACAACATCTCTACTCAAGGGAAGTAGCTACAATTTTACTCACTCACAACTTTACTCAGCCTGAACTCAACTCACaggtttttttaactcaatttTAACTTTACTCAGTGACAACTTTACTTAGCTACAACTCTATTCACAAAGAATTGCTATTTTATTAACAGGCTAAAATACGTGAGTAGAGTTGTAGCTGAGTAAAGTTATCACTGAGTCTAGTTGAGGCTGAGAAAAACTGTAACTACTTCCTTTGAGTAGAATTGTAACACTGCCAATAAACAGTCATTCGCTGCGCACTCACTCTGGATTTAATTCGCGTTCactccgtaaattttttacagtatttattttatcaagactaattttcttttcaaaaatcgTATACATCTACTGCtcttattgaataatttgcTACCTAttcagttaaaattattaaagtatcAATCTTTTACCGAATAATCTATTTCATCATCGCATCAACTGATCTTCAAACATCTAAAGAACTGTTGTACGTTGAATAACCAGATACTGTTTAGTGGTATACTAGTAATAAGCAGTCTATGACAAGTGTACATTGATCTATACTGATGAATCTCACtgctatatttaaaataaaatatttgaacagTTACTCACACCTTCACCAAGTTATTCAGTAAGAATAGatgtatactatttttgaaaaaacaactagttttgataaaatatatatatatgtacttctATTCATATTCTTCAATTTAATACATATTGCTCTTGACCAACTTGgcattaaaacatttttaacattaataatataaatataaataattctagaattttaaaaaatagttaccaCTAATAAATGACCACTTTGTCGATTTTTAGTGATTGCAGGTGTATTACCTCTTCTAAATTCTATTGTACCTTCTTTACCACTGACTAGTTTATGTGAGActctatttaataaataaataaataaacaaactaataattaattattaattatttaaataatgaaaaatacttaCGTTTCTTTATTAAcgatatttaatattcttgGATTATTAGTAATACTAATAGCTCGTGTAATAGCTTCAATAATTTGTGGTACTTCAAGAATTAAATcgcccttaaaaaaaaaatttactgaatgaatattaatttaaaatttaaattcaattgttaCAATCTCggatatgaataattaaattttttaaaaataattttctaagtttaGACAATACCTTATCTTTTTTAAGTTCCGGAGGAATtctaacaattaataaattatcagacTCTCCTGTAACAACTAATTCCTGAATAGACTCATAAGGAAGACGATGTTTTAGTTTATAACTTTTGGTAGTGTCCAAAATATAAACAGCCTTGCCAGTCAAAATCAAAATACGTTCCCGCGGTTTGTATCCATGCCGGTCATATTTAACTACGGGCGTCGCATACTCAATACTTTCATCAGCCGACAGAATATTACCAACGACCGTCTGTTTCAGAGCACTGTACTCATTACCCAGTCTCTCATCCAAGAATCTTGGGCCCACACTTCGTagatacgatttttttttgtccttaAACAATTTCTCCGCGAGTACTTTCAACTCAAAGTGGTCTTTTTCCGCAGGTGTTAGAGACAATCGATACTTGCGTGCTTTCCATTTCTTGTACATACCTCGCAGGTGTTCAGAAGCCTCAGTGCATGCATATGGGCAAGGTGgccagtaattatttaatacacccGGCGGTAAATTTTTCGAGAGCCTAATTAGCCATTGAGACTTGGCCAGTTCAATGAAGGCAACATTGACTTCATTAGGCGGCCCATTGCGCGTAATGAaaccttttataaatttcctgAGTGTATCGACAGCATGACGTCTTCTTTTTGCTTCCCTCTTAGCGATCCATCTCCTCACGTACTTTTCTAATACAATAGCGGCCTTGCGCATCTTCAAGAACGTCCTCCTCTGCTGTCTTCCTTTCCATTTACTTTGGATTATTGCTGCAATGTCATTTTTCTTTCGCTGAAACGCATCTTCAGTATCGAACAGAGTTTTCGGAAATCGTATGAACAATTTAGTGTTGCCCATTTGGTAGTCGTTTTCATCATAATTCAAATGAGAGACCAGTATCTGGACACCTTCTTTTGCAGTACCTTGATAAGAAGGCCACGTTGATGGACAAAGTGATTTATACCGTTGCAAAAACTGATCATAGGGACGTCGGTAAGCAAAACCGGCTCTGCGTACTCGCAAATTTTCCATCAATCCCAAGTATTTAACTTGATGCAACACTATCTTGTCATTGAACTGTCCtgagattttaaaatcatttggtTTAATGCATCGTATGTAAGAAGGTTCTTTGCCCATGAGAATATCcaccaaattatttaaactgttTTTGAATTGTGTGACTGCTGTGTCAGGacgttttttacttttcaaatcTTTTACATCAAAAATAGCTCGCGTTATTGAATTGGTCGTATGTGACATCACCTCGCGTAGATCACGGAACAATAGgtcgttatttttttcaagaaaaccGCGAACGTTGTAAGTGACGTCACCGGCATAATGAACTAAACGGAATTCATCGCGACCCATTATCTTCTGTGTCTGAATGTCTGCTTTCTGGTGACTTATGTAGTGGGGATGGCTGctcaaatttgaattcaatttgtCCAAAAAACTCATGTCCGTCGGCTCGCCCGGGCGCAGACATTCTTCGTCCATAAGTGAAATAATTCCTTTGTATTTTTCCTCAATCAAATCACAAATTACTTTATTGTTAAAGTAATCGATGTGCTCCCAAGTGATACCCTCGCGTTGGTATTCTTCTTGCTCACTGCGCAATGTCAgttgtataaataattgctGAAGTTTTTCATTGCAATAATTAATGCAGAATTGttcaaaactatttttttgaaaaatttcaaacccGTAGATATCAAGGATACCGATGACGTTAGTGCGCGCACTTGaattttgtgaattaaatTGCAAAGATTTGTTGAGACGGGCGACTAGCCAAGTAAATAGACGGTCGTACACAGCTTTTGCGAGGGCATCGCGCGCATAAATTGCCAGCTCGCGATTTAACGGTGAAATAACAACATCACCTTGGGCATTTATTGTGCGATGAGTGAATGCTTTGGCCAGCTGATGGACATCGCAGCCTACTAGAGAAGCTATCGCTTCTACGGAAGCTGGTTTGAGGATTTTAGCCTGACCTTCTTCTTCGGTAAATCCTACATTACCCATATGCAAAACTGAGGcaactattgaaaataaatcgtCTTGCTCTTGCTGATTTAATTCAACGGTCTTCATTGCTTCAATTACGCGATTGTATTGCGCTACATCGTCTATTGTATCTACTGTACCTTTTGTACCGTTGCTTAGGTAATAATAAGTATCAAGATTCCGTTTGAGAAATAGTTTACGCAGTGTTTCGTCATTTGCGCCAGCGAGGAGTTGATAGAATATATGGAAATTACGTTCGCCACTAGATTGATGAATTACTCGGGATTtttcgagtaaataatttaaaatatttccaccTACTGGATCACcctgtaatttaattatcaattttttattgtttactcaatggtaattaaataaataaatgtatgataGTGTGCGAATCGGGTTGgaatcgaataatttgaatttttgaattatccgCCAATTT
This genomic interval carries:
- the LOC103575159 gene encoding uncharacterized protein LOC103575159, with the translated sequence MAQGKMKIKTQLPDSAKAKQGKNKKGPAIQRRGNAPIKAKKSKIVEAHKLKQMITKTVNKAAETELRERALDGKMGLTKKKAPAASTS
- the LOC103575158 gene encoding unconventional myosin IC isoform X2 — protein: MERDLHQRDRVGVQDFVLLEDFQNEQAFIDNLRKRFRENLIYTYIGQVLVSVNPYKWLPIYDTSTIEYYERRNFFEAPPHIFALADTAYRALTKENRDQCILISGESGSGKTEASKKVLEFIAAATGHKKKVEAVNVKLIGSNPVLEAFGNAKTNRNDNSSRFGKYMDIQFDFHGDPVGGNILNYLLEKSRVIHQSSGERNFHIFYQLLAGANDETLRKLFLKRNLDTYYYLSNGTKGTVDTIDDVAQYNRVIEAMKTVELNQQEQDDLFSIVASVLHMGNVGFTEEEGQAKILKPASVEAIASLVGCDVHQLAKAFTHRTINAQGDVVISPLNRELAIYARDALAKAVYDRLFTWLVARLNKSLQFNSQNSSARTNVIGILDIYGFEIFQKNSFEQFCINYCNEKLQQLFIQLTLRSEQEEYQREGITWEHIDYFNNKVICDLIEEKYKGIISLMDEECLRPGEPTDMSFLDKLNSNLSSHPHYISHQKADIQTQKIMGRDEFRLVHYAGDVTYNVRGFLEKNNDLLFRDLREVMSHTTNSITRAIFDVKDLKSKKRPDTAVTQFKNSLNNLVDILMGKEPSYIRCIKPNDFKISGQFNDKIVLHQVKYLGLMENLRVRRAGFAYRRPYDQFLQRYKSLCPSTWPSYQGTAKEGVQILVSHLNYDENDYQMGNTKLFIRFPKTLFDTEDAFQRKKNDIAAIIQSKWKGRQQRRTFLKMRKAAIVLEKYVRRWIAKREAKRRRHAVDTLRKFIKGFITRNGPPNEVNVAFIELAKSQWLIRLSKNLPPGVLNNYWPPCPYACTEASEHLRGMYKKWKARKYRLSLTPAEKDHFELKVLAEKLFKDKKKSYLRSVGPRFLDERLGNEYSALKQTVVGNILSADESIEYATPVVKYDRHGYKPRERILILTGKAVYILDTTKSYKLKHRLPYESIQELVVTGESDNLLIVRIPPELKKDKGDLILEVPQIIEAITRAISITNNPRILNIVNKETVSHKLVSGKEGTIEFRRGNTPAITKNRQSGHLLVVASP
- the LOC103575158 gene encoding unconventional myosin IC isoform X1; its protein translation is MTDMREEKDYLEKPSLPTYGGSMERDLHQRDRVGVQDFVLLEDFQNEQAFIDNLRKRFRENLIYTYIGQVLVSVNPYKWLPIYDTSTIEYYERRNFFEAPPHIFALADTAYRALTKENRDQCILISGESGSGKTEASKKVLEFIAAATGHKKKVEAVNVKLIGSNPVLEAFGNAKTNRNDNSSRFGKYMDIQFDFHGDPVGGNILNYLLEKSRVIHQSSGERNFHIFYQLLAGANDETLRKLFLKRNLDTYYYLSNGTKGTVDTIDDVAQYNRVIEAMKTVELNQQEQDDLFSIVASVLHMGNVGFTEEEGQAKILKPASVEAIASLVGCDVHQLAKAFTHRTINAQGDVVISPLNRELAIYARDALAKAVYDRLFTWLVARLNKSLQFNSQNSSARTNVIGILDIYGFEIFQKNSFEQFCINYCNEKLQQLFIQLTLRSEQEEYQREGITWEHIDYFNNKVICDLIEEKYKGIISLMDEECLRPGEPTDMSFLDKLNSNLSSHPHYISHQKADIQTQKIMGRDEFRLVHYAGDVTYNVRGFLEKNNDLLFRDLREVMSHTTNSITRAIFDVKDLKSKKRPDTAVTQFKNSLNNLVDILMGKEPSYIRCIKPNDFKISGQFNDKIVLHQVKYLGLMENLRVRRAGFAYRRPYDQFLQRYKSLCPSTWPSYQGTAKEGVQILVSHLNYDENDYQMGNTKLFIRFPKTLFDTEDAFQRKKNDIAAIIQSKWKGRQQRRTFLKMRKAAIVLEKYVRRWIAKREAKRRRHAVDTLRKFIKGFITRNGPPNEVNVAFIELAKSQWLIRLSKNLPPGVLNNYWPPCPYACTEASEHLRGMYKKWKARKYRLSLTPAEKDHFELKVLAEKLFKDKKKSYLRSVGPRFLDERLGNEYSALKQTVVGNILSADESIEYATPVVKYDRHGYKPRERILILTGKAVYILDTTKSYKLKHRLPYESIQELVVTGESDNLLIVRIPPELKKDKGDLILEVPQIIEAITRAISITNNPRILNIVNKETVSHKLVSGKEGTIEFRRGNTPAITKNRQSGHLLVVASP